A region from the Rhizoctonia solani chromosome 13, complete sequence genome encodes:
- a CDS encoding Hemerythrin HHE cation binding domain, whose amino-acid sequence MVGAFNSVFYHAPNVEPEDVPGFMRYCLAIVDSLHEHHTTEEATAFPAFEAKLGKGTMDGNITQHAEFMPKFNEWSGLCKSIVAKETTYNAAEFLNPLRASMDALHPHFVDEIATLESSVLKKHFSEAELRELEKLVNTDLDFNSWFPPVPAPAMFVLRHVVINFMGDMWKYGQCDKYMRLKDEFKSMYGL is encoded by the exons ATGGTAGG GGCATTCAACTCTGTGTTTTATCATGCACCCAACGTGGAGCCAGAAGATGTCCCTGGGTTCATGAGGTATTGTCTAGCTATT GTGGACAGTCTACACGAGCACCATACTACTGAAGAAGCCACGGCTTTTCCTGCTTT TGAAGCTAAACTTGGAAAGGGCACTATGGATGGCAATATCACGCAGCACGCAGAATTTATGCCCAAGTTCAACGAATGGTCGGGCCTCTGTAAAAGTATAGTAGCGAAGGAGACCACGTACAACGCGGCTGAATTCTTGAACCCTCTAAGGGCCAGTATGGACGCACTACATCCTCACTTCGTGGATGAGATTGCAACACTGGAG TCTTCTGTCTTAAAGAAGCATTTCAGCGAAGCTGAGCTGCGTGAACTTGAGAAGC TAGTCAATACCGATCTGGACTTCAACTCATGGTTCCCACCG GTTCCTGCACCAGCTATGTTTGTTTTACGACACGTTGTGATAAACTTTATGGGCGACATGTGGAAATATGGCCAGTGCGACAAGTACATGCGGCTAAAAGACGAGTTCAAATCTATGTATGGCCTTTAA